DNA sequence from the Drosophila sechellia strain sech25 chromosome 3L, ASM438219v1, whole genome shotgun sequence genome:
GTCATCATCGTAGAAGTTGGCATCCAGGCCAGACTCCGTTGTGGGCTTGCGCGTGGGCTTCAGACAGTAGTCCTCCAGGGTCATCGGAACCACAATGCCCTCCCGCTTGGCCTCGGCATTGGCGGCCAGTGCCTGTTTCCGTATGATGTTTGGATACTCATTGTCCTTACCCTGAAATCAAGCAAGTCCTTATTAAAAAGCCAAGTGGCGTTTGTAAATGCCTAGTATGCGGACTTCAAGCTTTGCGTTGATTACTATTATAATATTAACATGCACAATTTATATAATAACTATTAGAAAGGTTGAATGAGTTACATTGATTATTCGTGTGAAAAGAGAACGTACTTACTAATGATGGAAATATGCACGTTCGAAGAACCAAAATCAAGGCATGTAATTAAAAGTGAATTACAATGGTCAAGTTCATAAAAGAAGCATTGAAATTGGCATTCATTGAAATCGAAGTTTATGAAACTAGTAAACTAGATCTGGGCTTTAGAACTGAAGTAGATTGATCTTCGATTTAGAAGACTATTCcatattccaaagataagtTTTGCACTGCTTTCATTATTGAGAAGTCCGCATACTAGTCATTTACTATAGCTAGAAGAGCCAGTCTAACCTGTGAGTCCCGCCATCGGCGGTACATGACCGAGGCGTCCACGTTGGCCGGCGAGAATGTGTTCGGCTCGTTGAGCAGCGATATGACCGACAGCAGGATGGTGCGCACATTCTGCGTGGGATTCCAGCGTTCGCAGGGCAGCTCGCCGCTCTGCGGATCATCCACCGGCGGATGTAGTATGGATATGCACAAATCACCGTTCTCGTAGACATTCGGATGCCAGACCTTGGTCAGGAAGCGTATGGATGGCGGTGAGTATGGATAGTCGTGCGGGAACTTCATGTGTGCCTTGAAGTAGCCGCCCTGGTAGAGGGTGTCCGGTGGCCCGAAGATTGCCACCTCCCATTCGAACAAATTGTCGTCGTTGATCAGCTTGACGCGGAATCCCTCCACCGGCTCTTCCTGCAGCGACTTGTACTCCATGGCCAGGGCGCGAACTGCCGAGCTGCTGGGCGTGGTTGTGGGGGCGGCGGCGGACGACGAGGTCGCCAAGGATCCAGATCCCGCCATCATTGTGGAGGACGATGTCGCATGCTGCGATGTGGAGGCGGCGGTGGTCATTTGTTCAGCCACTTGCAGTTGTCGCCGTGCTCTGTTCGagaaatagttttcaaaaTGCCGAGACATGTCAATATTTTGATTTAGATATGTCTAATGGAGTGTGTCAAATGGCTACTGGCAACGGCTACTAATTTCATGCCCGGGAGTGTCTATGTGCAGGGTCAATAGCTTGCTGCCTGCTGATGAATTCAAGGTGAGCACGTCACAAAAGCGATGACTGTGCGGCTGCTCCAAAATACTGGGCTGGGAAAACTGCGAAATTTGGTCTAAACTCTAGTCCAGCTGTCCGGCAGAATTGCGGGAaatctatatctatatttgTCGATTttgaaaatggggaaaactatttttgctCTTGACGTTACTCttgattttgttgttgttactttCACAGCAGACAACACGAAATTAAATACCGATTGCCAAGTAAaagttgagtggaaaattgaTTTCCATATAGCAAGGCTGACAGCCCGACCATACGTACTTGTGTGGGCAATTCTTTTTGACTTCTTGTACGCGctttaaatgatttttattattgttgtttgacTTGCAACAATTTCActttacaaaacaaaaaccaggGTGGCATTATTTGAACCAGGGATGGCCGCCCTGAGTCTGCCGCTGAGAAGGTGACGTTTGCGCATGTTTCTCGCCGCGCAGCAAGAAGCGTGTGACGTCACAAGTCTCGGCATTCCAGCGAGtttcaaattttaaaagaaaacctTAGCATTTTAAATTAGCATTTGAATTTTTGTATGATTTAATATCAAGGCGTTAAGGTTGGATAAAGTTGTTTTTTTATGGAgagtatattttattaaagagtttagtttttagttttactaagttttagtttttttagttttcttaTACTTGCGTGAAACATCTATGAAAATAtagttttaataaacaaatttttcgAGTCCTGCAAATCGTATgaaataactaataataacaTTAAGAACACTAGTAGTTAAGtagatttaattttattgtaatttGTATAAACTTTGTTAATTCAAGTTGgtaaatgtatatatgtaaatatttatttgtttttggtaATACAGAAGTGCGTTTactttattaatatatatttccttGACTGCATTGTGAAACTTTACGAATGCCGGAACACCCCTACTATCACATTACTTTTGCAGTATTATTTCTTGGTATTTTCTGTTGGTATTTCAGAGCGAAGCGCTAAGACCTCAGGCATTCTGCAGCTACCGCTTGGTGGCCACACTCCGTTTTCAATATACAGCGAAAAAAGTCGAGCGTGCGGGCGAGCGCagcaaaataattaaacactCCCCGAAATAACACAACTAAACTAGTGCTAAACTAACCGAAAGTGACGCCGAACGCCGCGTTCTCAACAAACCCAAGCGAAATGCGATAGGCGAGCGTTTAATTCAGCAAGCGAAGGGGCGCAAAAGGCATAGCAGCTCCGAGGcgttggccaaaaagaagaaaagcGCAAAAGAAACGGAGAAACGCAGTGTAAAAGAGAGACGCGAAGAAGAGAAGAGAAAAATGCATACAGCAGGAGTGGTGGCGATTTTTTAATCAAAGCTGGCTTTTCAAAGCTGCTCATTTTGGGCTAAAATCTGGGACTGCGACGCGAGAGTAGGTGtcgaaaataaagtaaaaataatacaaaaaaataaatagtgaAAATCTGAAAGATAATTTCAGCATATTGGGCAGGCGAACAAATTAACATTCCAGTCAAGTGAACATGTTTGTGGCCAGcataaaaccataaaatcTGCCGAGCACATTTTCCACTGCTCGCTGAAAAACTCGCCAGCACATacatacacgcacacacacgcacggaAAAGCATACAAACACAGGCAGGCAGGGAGGCAGGAAAATCGCGTGAAAAAATCATGTCCAGCTGGGCAGAACGCGTCCATAGGCGCGCCGCGGATTTGGGCAACGTGGTGACCTCCTGCGGCCACCCCGCCACCGCACCCGCCTATCCGTACCGCCTCGAAAAGGTCAAATTCGGTGTGCCGCTGGAGGAGGTGTGcaagcacaacaacaacattccCGGGCCCCTGCTCGTCCTGATCCTCAAGCTGAACAAGGAGTCACCGAACCGCCGCGATGTATTCCGCGCCCCCGGCCACCAGGGCGCCATGAAGAAGCTCATCCACTTCCTGCAGGCCGGTCGGCTGGTCAACGTGGACAACTATTCGGTGTTCACCATCGCCAGCGTGCTCAAGAAGTTCCTGCGCAAGATCCCCAATGGGATATTCGGGCGCAGCGGCGAGATGGAGCTGTTCGCCATCAACGATCTGCAAAACGAAGCCGAGCAAACGGAGCGACTGCACAGGTGAGTGGCAAGAAGGTGGGGCCCGCCGCTGGGGCCACCCAAAACACTATGGGGGTCGCGAAGCTAGCATCAGCTACAGAAAAGTGTAAATttcgttattatttttttatgttagCATAcagaatcaaaataaaatgtatggAATTTCTAATTATGAATAACGTAAATGTGAAATGGGCTCTACACTGATTCAGCAAGTACGGAATTCCATTGATaagaacaaacaaacaagaaacAAACCTTTTGTTTGAGCGACACataaacaagaattttttaattccctaaatattaataatgaaTGAATAAGTCATTGTGAAATTTATTGATAAAACATGGTGATAGCTTAGCACTGTAAAtcactttatttttattcagaTCATTTTAATGAACTAAAAAACTTTTGAGaatcaatttttatattttagaaAATTAGAAAAGTTTTTATGCTTGGCACTGAAAACTGTCATATACCTAGGCTCATTTcaatgtttaaattaaattaaataaaaatgaaattaaggAATAAATCCATCACTTCTAGGAATCCACTGCGAGTAAATTTCATATGAGTCACTATAAATTTGGCAAGGTcttgaaaatgaataaatttcgaaattttATTAGTTCTTCTGTGGAAACCATTACACTGGCCATAAATTCTAAGCGGgcattttaatatattttcacCAAACATAAGCGTTCGACAATATCATAAATTAATGGTAGACAAGGAAATGCCAGCGATTCCTTATTCAGAATTTTATTACCAATTACTTGGTACACATTAGTATTCAGATCGTGTTGGGGATTACAAGAATTTATTAACATGTTACTTTCTTGCGAAGGGTATTTacgactttagaagtttgtaaTGCAGTTGCACATCTTTTATTTGTTTCAAATCGCTAGGATTTGCATAATTCTGTTGCTGGAGACTGAGCTATCTTCTTTTCAACTACTATTTTTGTGGCCTTTGCTGTGCGTCGCGCACACACAGACGTTGGCTTGTTGTTGTAGTGTAACTAGCTTGCGGTAAACTTGCTGAACCGGATCTTTagatgtacacatatagatatagatgTAGATTCGGTTGTTGCAGCCCCAAGAATCTTCAGGGGGAGTTAATTCACTGgaaagccagccagccagcctcTTGTTGTTTTCGCTGCCTctgctcttgttgttgttgtggttgttgttaaATCGgcgttgttcttgttgttgttcctcGGCACTTGTTGACACATTTGTGTGGATTTTCACCAATTTTCACTTGAGCGTTAAGCGTTCGCTTAACCCTTAGATGTGCCAGGCAATTTACATAATTTGTGCGGCAGCAGAAAAAACAAGCATCGGATATAGTAAACAGTATTACTTGCAAATATTGAAGCAGCATATGGTGTTTAAATATGTGTCTCCCACTCAAGATAAATTAAACGTTAATATAATCAATAcaaactgtttttttttttggtacttatgaatatttatttaaggtTTGATTCAGTATTTTGTTGTATtgcaaaaaagagaaaagatTTCCCTTTGTCggacattttttaaattccgATTCAGTGTATAAAGAATTCTTTAAATTCCCACAAAGCATTCATTGATCTGCAGATAACTAAGCAAAGTAAAACTTATAGAATTCCGACCGTgtatatgtgcatatgtaattAATTCCGATTTTCGCTGATTCACTGTGCAGCCTTGTATGGACTTTAAGAAacttggaaatggaaatgtaaACAGAAGCCGCTGAAAGGGTTAAGCTTGGATTTCTTGGCTCGCTTTGGCTTTTGGCTAACTCTCTGCTGTTGTTTGCCCATTGCCCATTTGGTCGcttgttgtttttccttttgttgcAATCGATTTCTAACCATCTGAATTAGAGCATAAAGCGTGGGCCAACACATCACAAAGCAGCCAGCCCACGAACGCAGGCTCAATTAAAATGTAGACGAAATACTTGGCCGCTGCAATTTGCGAGCTGTGTGTGCTATTTGGCCCGTTCTTCTTCAACACTcggcttacatacatatatgtatatgtatgtatgtacacacatacatattcgCAAAGTGAGTGGCCGCCTGCCTGTAATTAAGAAATCGAACGAACATTTATAGCCGATCGATTGCAATTGACGGGCCGAAATGATTTGTCTGTTTGGGCTTCCTCTGGCGTTTGCCTAATTTGCCAAACACTCGGTATCTGATTGAGATGGATATGGGATACGGTGGATGGATGGTGGCTGGTGGATGGGAGATGCTTCTGCGTCAGCAGATCCATTGGTTACATTAAATGCCGAACACTAAACACTGAACATTAAACACTGAAACACCGATCGCTAAACGTTAAATGTGCGTGTAAACAAATAACGTCagcaataaaacataaatttaaaacttcTACATGCGTAGAAATCGACCGCCaagttattttcatttcgcgGGAAGCGCTTTTCGGGTGGGAAAAGCGAAAGGATTGGAAAACGTAAATTTTCAGTTTGGCAACCTGTGTGTTTCTCTACAGCAGGGGTTGAGATACTAGGAGCGCGcttaatcaaataaaaatgtgattTATCAGTTATAACAATGCAGTAAAAATctacaaaattattaaatttttttttaatttatagcatctaaaattaaaaactttctttGTATCATATTTTTACTATACTGAAAATAACTTTACCCAAGATTGTTACTTTTTTTTCATTGTCGTATTATCTTGACCTCcgctgtgcgtgtgtgtaaaCTTTTCAAACCTGTACAATTATATACacatttattgtaattgttgttgctgctgctgcgatggctacttttgtttatttactttttggggaaggcgcaacagcagcagcaacagcaaaagcaacaacaacacgagTAGCAACAGCCATTACAACAACGGCCAGAGCTACAACAAAAACATTGGGCAATCacaatcgaatcgaatcaaaCAAAATGCGCGAAAATAGCGCCTCTGCCgaaagaaacaacaacagcaataccTTTAAAAATAGACACGCGTTGGAAACTTTGTATCAATTAAAACTAAACGCAAAAATAGGAAGAGAGTGCAAAAGGAGACGCGAGGAGAGGCAGATAGTGTTTAATTCCATCAGTTGGCACAtcgtttttgtttgtgtaCTTTCCAGCTGCTGGCCTTTtggccgttgttgttgctgctgctgctgctgttgttattgcaGCGGATCGACGTCATTGTTGCACGTTTTTGCAATAGTCCAAAAATATCCACAATCGTACCTACATATGAACAAGCGTACGTTTGTGCAAATGAATTGTGTATTGTTTTTCTTgccgttttgttttgtgtaaaTTACAAACACAGCGGATGGacgaaaagaaaaaaccaagaaagcagctgctgctggaagAGAGTGGGACTAGTGCCTTCTCTGTCTCGCTCCCACGCATCTGCCGAGTTGATTCTCTCTTTGCCGTTAGTCCTGTTATTCGCAACTTGTTGCCTGACTGAAAAAGAGCTTTCGCGAGCTTTTTCCAACGCCTGTTGCTCTTTCGTTTAACTTCTATCTGTACAGTTCTCAAACTCCTCGATTTTTAAGCTCTCAAATCAGATACAATTTGACCTATATAAAGTAACGTGTGTTTAATCGCTAATTTAAGGATATATTACTTTTGTAAACACTTacaattaagaaaaaaattcaaatcatTTCTTAAAAACCCTTGACGGCCAGTAAGAAACCACCTCGTTAgaaatttcttttatttcaatCTAAATCTAAATTTCTTCTTCCCTTTTTCAATACCAAAACACTATTTGCTAACGATTTTAGCGAATTCATATGATCCTTACAGTACAGGATTAAAAAACagattatattatttttactataCCTTTAACCTTGCACGGATTCTTCTTTTTAGAAATCTTTCACAATCGTTCAGAATTTGTTCCTAAATCACATTTTCCGTCCGATTGGCTTTCTTCCTTTCCCTTTGTTTCAATCTTTGTGTTATTTATCCTTCTGATTCTCCTCCGTCTTAGTCTTTGGCCATACATAGTTAATAGGCTATTTACACAATTGCCTGGTGGACAATTGCTGATGGCCCAGGGAAAACTGTCTGCTGCGAATACTGATAAGTGCAGAAAGGAGCGAGCAGCCGAagaataaatgaaaatttctACCCGCTTTTGTTGGACTAGAcaaacaaatggcaaaaacTGCAGTGCAAAAACGACAAAGCCGCATTGTGCCAAATGGCATtaccaacaataacaacaacaaacccCCCAACCAacggcaaaaacaacaacgttCTTGTCTATAAGTCGATAAGCCGTCATCGTCATCCGACGTCTGGAAGGGCCCCTCCCCTTCCACTCCTCCCTTCCATCGCCCACTTCCAGACGGCCGAGGTTTCGCTTcctgattattattatatatggTTATTCACAAGCACTGCATTGTTTCCTCCTCTTTTTATATCGGTTTTTCGGTCGGGGTTGCTTGAAACAAAAGTTCTACGGATGCAAAACTAATTCTTTACGATTTGGTTTTCTGTAAAAATCCCACCCATTTGTAAAATCAACTTTTTACCTGATCTATCCTATCCTTGGGTAGATAGTTCAGAATTTAAATCGTTTTTATGCATGATGTGgatatttttgtaaatattgatatataaatattgaaaCCTAAACAATGTAAGTTTATTGAAAGCAAATCTTTATAATTTagtataatttaatttcttataTCTACTATTTGTTGTAGAATTCGAAGTAGAACAGCAAATACCTCAATGGGCTTGCTAATTCTGTCTTTGTTTTATCGACTGCCACCTCAGGAGTATCCATTCGACTTTGACTTTGCATAAATAAGAACTCGAAACTGCCGCCGACGTGTATaaacaacaatggcaaacaaaaccaataaatgttaaatgaaACGGGCGCAAAAAAATGTACTTATAAACAGGCGAAAAGCGTGGAAATTTACGTCAGTGGACCGGACGGCTCGGTCGGTATTTCTTTTCTTCAAGGGTTCTCTTGGGTTCGCACTTTTCCCTCAGTGAATCGCCCTGAACGTTGAACGTTGAACAACCGACCGAACATTGCAGACGCAGCCACTTAAAACATATGGCGGATATACACTGGCCAGCAGGGAATTGGTTTTATTTGAGGTCAGGGCTCCGCTCTTATCCTAAAATACTTTGCTGCCCAGTTTATAACGAACTCTGGATAAGATTcgttgtgtttgtttgttaaaTGCTTATCTTTGTTTTTCAGCAATTCTATTGACAGTACTTGTAGAGAAAAAATGGGTGTATTGGTTTCAAGAAGCAGTAGGTAGGTAGAAAGTTCTGTAGAAGGCGGGGTTATAAAACATGCAGATTTCTTACCTGTAAACATATAACGATctacaaaatatttcttaGTTACCTGAGCttgtttttcaaaatataaaatcttTGTTTTCATAAGAGTATTACCGATCATAATGAGGTACAGTgaacttttaataaataattgttCTGGTGAAATTCTTACATCAGAGAAGTAAATTTATTATCTGATGTTGATGATTGATCACCGAGATAGAAACAAACAATGGGATGTCGAGTGTAATCAGGGCATTGTCGCTAGCTTGGTTGGTGGGTCACAGCCGTCATCCGTCGCATATCGTGGTGTTTGCACTTAGTATATGTATGTTATAAACTGCTTTTTATCATCGTGCACTTGGTGTGGTTGATGTTGGAGTATTGCCTTTCCTTGGTTCGTTATTATGACGTATTGTCTTTTGTATTCTGCCGACCAAGAGCCATAAAAAACTTGCTGCCGATGCGGTTATGTTTTCGCATCTGTTGAGCGATCATAAAGCCACTTCATTCAACTGAATGTGTACTGAAgacatttaaaaaaacattCGAAGTCTATTTCGTTAATTGAGAAAACATTTTAGAATAGGGGAAGTCATacttgcaaatgcaaatgcaaatgctaaACATGACACGATGTTAACtgataaattatattaatgaTCAGTTAAGATCTAAGTATAAACCTATTTTTTCCGTGTACTTGACTCTCCAGTTGCGAATCTTGGGCGTGGAAGTGAACAAAAGATGCAGATTGAGCTTGTCGCAATGAATATTGATGCTGATGCAAAAAGACagaaaaaatacagaaaaaacaGAGAAGGGAGCTCCAAGATATGAGCGATACGTACAGCATAATTATAAAACTGACCGATCCGGACTGCTTAGTAGGCAAAAAATGTTGCCGATGCGATAAGCGATCCAgaagatacacacacacacactctcataCTTGTAGTTCCTTCAGATACTGGATGCTCTTTGTTCGCTCGACTGATGATGCGTAATGCCCTTAACAGACTAACATAAACTTATTCGTTTATGACCTAATGTAAATGAATCATTAGCGAGGCGACCACATCAATTGATCCAcatattgttatttttataggCCTCTTCAGACGATTAAACATTGCAGATAAAAAAACTGGCCAACATTCATGTGTGGAAATGGGATTTCATTTGTTATATCCTATAGTAGCTTAGTTTATGCTgcgaataaatatttaatagctTTAACTTCCgttttaaattcaattcaacTGGAAGAAGTTTGTGTTTACACTTtgtcaatttaaaattattggCAGAACTAATTAGCGACTGTTTACGTCTTGCTTTCTATTTGCAATTAagatttattttgttataGCTTTAAAGTAATTTATAACTTATTCTTTGACCTTTCTTCCGCTTGACATACAAATAGTATTGATAAATTGTTGTTTGCTTTCTTGTAAATCAAATTTTCGTACTTCCCCATAAATTCCTCAGCAAAGACTTTGAATAATTCCGCATTTGCAAGCTATCAttcagttgaatgccataaaGTATATTATGCACTTGTTCATTAATGTAAACCATTgaagtacatatgtacataaggAAACTCAATTATCTTGTGTGTGATATTTCACTTATCACATACGCAGACCTCGACAGTCGGCACAATTCACTCACTCACTTGACTTACTCACTGGGAGCAACTGAAACCGCGACTGCCACCGAGATGCGGATTCGAGATCTCCACTCGAAAGTGTCACAAAAGagttgggtttgggtttgtgGGAATATCGGGGAACTGGTTTCTCTGTAGGGCAATCGCATCTTCAACTTCCGAGACTTTTCATACGTAACATAACGAACTGAAAACAAATCGCATATATCTGCAGACACATATAATAttgtgataaaaaaaaaaactgttacaaaagcaaatcaaatgcggcaaaaaaaaaaatctccgacatttttcatttttatgaatgaaaaaaaaaaaaggaaaaaccagCAAAGCACAGGCAGggcaaataaacaaagttaacaataaatgaaaatgattCATCTAAATAAAATGACGAGTTGTCCGATTGTCAATGAACAATACGCAGAAGCTACGCCCGCCAAAtgctaaatattttcaatatcgGAAACTATTTAGCACTGATTCGTGGAAATATGGCTGTATGCTAATGTTTTGGCcggtttttttgttttatattgtCTTTATTTGTATGGCTCTCTTTCTGTTTGGCCTATTGATTATGTAAATGAATGGcgtataaaaacaaactgatACGACGACACATGCGCAACGCGATTATATAAGGTAATCCGTAGACCCTAATGGTCCGGCGATCAATCACGAAGCAGCGAGGGTACAACAAAAAAGGTAGAAATCATCAAATGATAAAGTAAACAATAAACCACAATTACTCACACCATTGaggtgatttttttttttttttattcggaATCGTAGGGCTCGGAACTACGATGATACGGCTTATCTCTCCAATATCAACAGACGTAAACACTTGTTCCGCTTTCAGTTGCTGTGGTTTCTGCGGTTGTTGTTTATGCTCTTTTTTAACATCATTCCACgtaattaatgcaattaataAACGATTTGTACGCATTCCGCTTTATGGGCGTTAACCGGCGCCAGAacgagcaaaaaaaaaaaaaaaaaaaaaaaaaaaactaactaaTTGATAATCGTCGTTATCGGGCGACATTTGGCCAGAAGTTCGAGGTGATCACTAGCTGTTGGCCCCTATCATTTTGGCCTCCAAGGAGCTCAGATGCTCGCCGCAAAGAAGCCGCAACATGTGTAGTTCATATTTGTATCGATAAGATAAGGTTTTCTTGCCTatctacattttttttttaagttttctaTAGCTTTCGGCGGCACGTTTTTCccaattttgtttacaatgCAATGCTGGTTTGACTAGGGATCGTTCGGCAAGGGTTTACTCGCTTTAAAGTGTTTGTTTGGCTTGGGTGGGGTCTGGTGGCATTGCCTGGGTTGTTCACATCGCCATATTGACTCGCCTGTAGTTTTCGGCAAACAAATTATGAGATGTCAATGAACTAATGAACCTCATGGGAACCCGTCGAAACCTTGACCAACCATAACCCTAGAAAGGCTTCGATGTCAGTTCTAATATCGTTGATAATAATGATATAATACTTATTcacaaacttttaaataacaaTGGATTAAAGAACTACATTTCTCGAAACCTTTTAAACTTTGTTTTTAGCACCATTAGGTGTTCCCAGAAACCACTGCTCATTTGGGTGTCAGTTTTGTGCAGCATTTTG
Encoded proteins:
- the LOC6605799 gene encoding ubiquitin-conjugating enzyme E2 R2 isoform X2, whose translation is MTTAASTSQHATSSSTMMAGSGSLATSSSAAAPTTTPSSSAVRALAMEYKSLQEEPVEGFRVKLINDDNLFEWEVAIFGPPDTLYQGGYFKAHMKFPHDYPYSPPSIRFLTKVWHPNVYENGDLCISILHPPVDDPQSGELPCERWNPTQNVRTILLSVISLLNEPNTFSPANVDASVMYRRWRDSQDNEYPNIIRKQALAANAEAKREGIVVPMTLEDYCLKPTRKPTTESGLDANFYDDDFDLETEDDLPSDDDFDEDDDDDEDEDEDEDSATAPISKNNGDSSKCKNNGLVREAAAAGADDAESADDSGKGETT
- the LOC6605799 gene encoding ubiquitin-conjugating enzyme E2 R2 isoform X1, with product MTTAASTSQHATSSSTMMAGSGSLATSSSAAAPTTTPSSSAVRALAMEYKSLQEEPVEGFRVKLINDDNLFEWEVAIFGPPDTLYQGGYFKAHMKFPHDYPYSPPSIRFLTKVWHPNVYENGDLCISILHPPVDDPQSGELPCERWNPTQNVRTILLSVISLLNEPNTFSPANVDASVMYRRWRDSQGKDNEYPNIIRKQALAANAEAKREGIVVPMTLEDYCLKPTRKPTTESGLDANFYDDDFDLETEDDLPSDDDFDEDDDDDEDEDEDEDSATAPISKNNGDSSKCKNNGLVREAAAAGADDAESADDSGKGETT